One segment of Pseudomonas sp. FP2196 DNA contains the following:
- a CDS encoding MOSC domain-containing protein, with protein MLRLSALYRYPLKSGKGEVLQGISLDKLGLEGDRRWMLVDEASGRFLTQRAEAKMSQLSALWNAHGGLTLSAPSHASIEIAVPDSGAELRGVTIWRDTLRVPDAGDDAAKWVSDFIGKPTRLVQVPLDRARTTQAGYGKEDDQVAFADGFPLLLIGEASLQHLSQQVGRPLEMLRFRPNLVIEGSDAYAEDSWKRIRIGDVEFRVVKSCSRCILTTIDPQTGERSADREPLATLQKTRGQADGAMFGQNLVNDGNGRLEVGMPVEILE; from the coding sequence ATGCTGCGTCTGAGCGCGCTTTATCGTTACCCGTTGAAATCCGGCAAAGGCGAGGTTCTGCAAGGGATCAGCCTGGACAAGCTGGGGCTTGAGGGTGATCGACGCTGGATGCTGGTGGACGAAGCCAGCGGGCGTTTCCTGACTCAGCGCGCAGAAGCGAAGATGAGCCAGTTGTCGGCACTGTGGAATGCCCACGGCGGACTGACGCTCAGCGCCCCTTCGCATGCGTCCATTGAAATCGCCGTGCCGGACAGCGGTGCCGAACTGCGTGGCGTGACCATTTGGCGTGATACCTTGCGGGTCCCGGACGCTGGCGATGACGCAGCGAAGTGGGTCAGCGATTTCATCGGTAAGCCGACCCGTCTGGTACAGGTGCCACTGGACCGTGCGCGTACCACGCAAGCTGGATATGGCAAGGAGGACGATCAGGTCGCATTCGCCGATGGTTTTCCGTTGTTGCTGATTGGTGAAGCGTCGCTGCAGCACCTGTCGCAACAGGTCGGAAGGCCGCTGGAAATGCTGCGTTTCCGGCCGAATCTGGTCATTGAAGGCAGCGATGCGTATGCCGAAGACAGTTGGAAGCGTATTCGTATTGGCGATGTCGAGTTCCGTGTAGTCAAGTCGTGCTCACGCTGCATTCTCACCACCATCGACCCGCAAACCGGCGAGCGCAGCGCTGATCGCGAACCGCTCGCGACGCTGCAAAAGACTCGCGGGCAGGCCGATGGCGCGATGTTCGGGCAGAATCTGGTGAATGACGGCAATGGTCGTCTTGAGGTCGGGATGCCGGTGGAGATACTCGAATAA
- a CDS encoding enoyl-CoA hydratase/isomerase family protein encodes MSTLPVCQTLLLELHGGVMHITLNRPDSRNAMSLQMVTELRAVLAAVHDDQTVRALVLSGSGGHFCAGGDIKDMASARTQGADAYRELNRTFGALLEEAQHAPQVLVCVLQGAVMGGGFGLACVSDIAIADHKAQFGLPETSLGLLPAQIAPFVVQRIGLTETRRLALTAARFDGHQARRLGLVHFVEQDAQALAERLDEVLQHVLCCAPEANAVTKKLLLASAGQPSSELLDEAAQWFSEAVTGAEGIEGTMAFMQKRKPGWAI; translated from the coding sequence ATGAGCACCCTGCCCGTTTGCCAGACGCTGCTGCTGGAGCTGCACGGTGGCGTCATGCACATCACCCTCAATCGCCCGGACAGCCGCAATGCGATGAGCCTGCAGATGGTCACCGAATTGCGCGCCGTGTTGGCAGCCGTTCACGATGACCAGACTGTTAGGGCCCTGGTGCTCAGCGGCAGCGGCGGACATTTCTGCGCTGGCGGCGACATCAAGGACATGGCCAGTGCCCGCACCCAGGGAGCCGACGCTTACCGAGAGTTGAACCGGACGTTCGGCGCGCTGCTTGAAGAAGCTCAGCACGCGCCGCAAGTGCTGGTCTGCGTGTTGCAAGGTGCGGTCATGGGCGGCGGATTCGGTCTTGCCTGCGTAAGCGACATCGCAATTGCCGACCACAAAGCGCAGTTCGGCTTACCGGAAACCAGCCTCGGCCTGTTACCGGCGCAGATCGCCCCGTTTGTGGTGCAACGCATCGGCCTGACTGAAACCAGACGCCTGGCCCTCACCGCTGCGCGCTTCGACGGCCATCAGGCTCGGCGGTTGGGGCTGGTGCATTTTGTCGAGCAGGATGCGCAAGCGTTGGCCGAGCGGTTGGATGAGGTGCTGCAACATGTTTTGTGTTGCGCGCCAGAGGCGAATGCCGTGACCAAAAAACTGCTGCTGGCCAGTGCCGGGCAGCCATCGAGTGAGCTGCTGGATGAGGCGGCGCAGTGGTTCAGCGAAGCGGTGACGGGTGCCGAGGGGATCGAAGGAACCATGGCGTTCATGCAAAAACGAAAACCCGGGTGGGCCATCTGA
- a CDS encoding chemotaxis protein CheV, giving the protein MAGILDTVDQRTQLVGENRLEILMFRLAGRQLFAINVFKVQEVLQLPKLTLMPQRHPFVCGVVNLRGQTLPVIDLSQAIGMRPLVPGPNSTIIVTEYNRSVQAFLVGGVDRIVNMNWEAILPPPTSAGRQHYLTAISKVDDQLVEIIDVEKVLAEIVPYNAKVSRDKLDDPVLERARGREVLLVDDSNVALSQLRDTLGQLGVKMHIASDGLKALNMLKAWADTGVNMTDKLLMVFTDAEMPEMDGYRLTTEIRNDPRLRGLYVVLHTSLSGSFNDSMVKKVGCDNFLSKFQPDKLVDVVRQRLMLDEVPA; this is encoded by the coding sequence ATGGCCGGCATTCTCGACACGGTAGACCAACGCACGCAACTGGTGGGTGAGAATCGCCTGGAAATTCTCATGTTCCGCCTCGCCGGACGCCAATTGTTCGCGATCAACGTGTTCAAGGTTCAGGAGGTTCTGCAACTGCCAAAGTTGACCCTCATGCCCCAGCGTCACCCGTTTGTCTGCGGTGTGGTCAATCTGCGCGGGCAGACCTTGCCGGTGATCGACCTTTCGCAAGCGATCGGCATGCGTCCACTGGTACCCGGTCCGAACAGCACCATCATCGTCACTGAGTACAACCGCTCGGTGCAGGCCTTCCTCGTCGGTGGCGTGGATCGCATCGTCAACATGAACTGGGAAGCCATTCTGCCGCCGCCGACCAGCGCTGGCCGCCAGCACTATCTGACCGCGATCAGCAAAGTTGACGATCAGTTGGTGGAAATCATCGACGTCGAAAAAGTGCTCGCCGAAATCGTCCCGTACAACGCCAAGGTATCGCGCGACAAGCTCGATGATCCGGTGCTGGAACGTGCCCGTGGCCGAGAAGTGCTGCTGGTGGACGACTCCAACGTGGCACTCTCGCAATTGCGTGACACCCTTGGCCAGCTCGGCGTGAAAATGCACATTGCCAGCGACGGCCTGAAGGCGCTGAACATGCTCAAGGCCTGGGCCGACACCGGCGTGAACATGACCGACAAACTGCTGATGGTGTTCACCGACGCGGAAATGCCGGAGATGGACGGCTATCGCCTGACCACCGAAATTCGCAACGATCCACGCCTGCGTGGGCTGTACGTAGTGTTGCACACCTCGCTGTCCGGCAGTTTCAACGACTCTATGGTGAAGAAGGTCGGCTGCGACAACTTCCTCTCCAAGTTCCAGCCGGACAAACTGGTCGATGTGGTCCGCCAGCGGCTGATGCTTGATGAAGTGCCGGCCTGA
- a CDS encoding sensor histidine kinase: MYASLKSITTWPPSRENARRFTLILCIAATLGSLLTYGFSTQICLGLLLLNIAATACVWVQYRLSRKSIKFQPQELADRLLEVQENERHRLSRELHDDIGQLLTAAKLQSDWLKRRMPEDLQEQCTALCDTLEETLNKVRDVSAILNPRQLTSLGLEASLRAHLLKTLTNTSVHWSLDCQQRLNGIPEEMAVAAFRITQEAVTNILRHAQARNLLIRVQRLPKGLTLLISDDGKGFAPAANPGREGQRGMAGMAERIEQLGGTLSVISEPGNGTQIEALFPWAPRALERASTNKVMR, encoded by the coding sequence ATGTACGCCAGCCTCAAGTCGATCACAACATGGCCACCCTCCCGGGAAAATGCACGCCGGTTCACGCTCATACTGTGTATCGCGGCTACACTTGGCAGTCTGCTGACCTATGGTTTCTCCACACAAATCTGCCTGGGACTGTTGCTGCTGAACATCGCCGCCACCGCCTGCGTCTGGGTGCAATATCGGCTGTCGCGCAAATCGATCAAATTCCAGCCGCAAGAACTCGCTGACCGCCTGCTGGAAGTCCAGGAAAACGAACGCCATCGCCTCAGCCGGGAGCTGCACGACGATATCGGCCAGTTGCTGACGGCCGCCAAACTTCAGAGCGACTGGCTTAAACGGCGCATGCCGGAAGACTTGCAGGAGCAATGCACTGCACTTTGCGACACCCTTGAAGAAACATTGAACAAGGTGCGCGATGTCTCGGCCATTCTCAATCCACGTCAACTGACCAGCCTCGGACTTGAGGCCAGCCTGCGTGCGCACCTGCTCAAGACTTTGACCAACACCAGCGTGCACTGGAGTCTCGATTGCCAGCAGCGCCTGAACGGTATTCCGGAAGAAATGGCAGTCGCCGCCTTTCGCATCACCCAAGAGGCCGTGACCAATATCCTGCGACACGCGCAGGCAAGAAATCTGTTGATACGCGTGCAACGCCTGCCAAAAGGCCTGACATTGCTGATCAGCGATGACGGAAAGGGATTCGCTCCGGCCGCGAATCCGGGTCGTGAAGGACAACGCGGCATGGCCGGGATGGCCGAACGGATCGAACAATTGGGTGGCACCCTGAGCGTCATCAGCGAACCGGGCAACGGCACTCAAATCGAAGCACTCTTCCCCTGGGCGCCTCGTGCGCTCGAGCGGGCCAGTACGAATAAGGTTATGCGTTGA
- the atuD gene encoding citronellyl-CoA dehydrogenase, whose translation MIFTPEHEALRRTVRQFVDHEINPHVDEWEKAGRFPIHEIFRKAGDLGLLGISKPEKFGGMGLDYSYSIVAAEEFGTIHCGGIPMSIGVQTDMCTPALARFGSDELREEFLRPAITGEQVGCIGVSEVGAGSDVAGLKTTARKDGDDYVINGSKMWITNSPSADFICLLANTSDDKPHINKSLIMVPMNTPGISLSSHLDKLGMRSSETAQVFFDNVRVPQRNRIGHEGAGFMMQMLQFQEERLFGAANMIKGLEYCVDSTIEYCKERKTFGSALIDNQVIHFRLAELQTEIECLRALVYQATEQYIKGQDVTRLASMAKLKAGRLGREVSDSCLQYWGGMGFMWDNPVARAYRDVRLVSIGGGADEIMLGIICKLMGILPGKKK comes from the coding sequence ATGATCTTCACCCCGGAACACGAAGCACTGCGCCGCACCGTCCGCCAGTTCGTCGACCATGAGATCAATCCGCACGTCGATGAATGGGAAAAGGCCGGACGCTTTCCGATCCACGAGATTTTCCGCAAGGCGGGCGACCTCGGTTTGCTGGGGATTTCCAAACCGGAAAAATTCGGTGGCATGGGCCTCGATTACAGCTATTCGATTGTCGCGGCCGAAGAGTTCGGCACCATTCACTGCGGCGGCATTCCGATGTCGATTGGCGTGCAGACGGACATGTGCACCCCGGCCCTGGCCCGGTTCGGCTCTGATGAACTGCGTGAAGAGTTCCTGCGCCCGGCGATCACCGGCGAGCAGGTCGGCTGCATCGGCGTTTCCGAAGTCGGTGCCGGCTCTGACGTTGCCGGGCTCAAGACCACCGCGCGCAAGGATGGCGACGACTATGTGATCAACGGCAGCAAGATGTGGATAACCAACTCGCCCAGTGCCGATTTCATCTGCCTGCTGGCCAACACCTCCGACGACAAGCCACACATCAACAAGTCGCTGATCATGGTGCCGATGAACACGCCCGGGATCAGCCTCAGCTCGCATCTGGACAAGCTCGGCATGCGCAGTTCGGAAACCGCGCAGGTGTTTTTCGACAACGTGCGCGTGCCGCAACGCAATCGCATCGGCCACGAAGGCGCAGGCTTCATGATGCAGATGTTGCAGTTTCAGGAGGAACGTCTATTCGGCGCGGCGAACATGATCAAGGGCCTGGAATACTGCGTCGATAGCACCATTGAGTATTGCAAGGAGCGCAAAACCTTCGGCAGTGCACTGATCGACAATCAGGTGATCCACTTCCGCCTCGCCGAACTGCAGACCGAAATTGAATGCCTGCGAGCGCTGGTCTATCAGGCCACCGAGCAGTACATCAAAGGCCAGGACGTCACCCGCCTCGCTTCGATGGCCAAGCTGAAGGCCGGGCGCCTTGGTCGCGAAGTCAGCGACAGTTGCCTGCAATATTGGGGCGGCATGGGTTTCATGTGGGACAACCCGGTGGCCCGCGCCTACCGCGATGTGCGACTGGTGTCGATTGGCGGCGGCGCCGACGAAATCATGCTGGGGATCATCTGCAAACTGATGGGAATCTTGCCGGGGAAAAAGAAATGA
- a CDS encoding SDR family oxidoreductase, with the protein MAYASIFTADLFSGQTIIVTGGGSGIGRCTAHELAALGANVLLVGRKPEKLQKVAAEIAEDGGCAHWKACDIRDEEAVKLLITELIAEHGPIHGLVNNAGGQYPSPLASINQKGFETVLRTNLVGGFLMAREVFNQSMSKHGGNIVNMLADMWGGMPGMGHSGAARSGMDNFTKTAAFEWGYAGVRVNAVAPGWIASSGMDTYEGAFKAVIPTLREHVPLKRIGTESEVSAAIVFLLSPAAAFISGSTLKIDGAASLGSRAWPLHKATHSESFNGFHRAYLPDVLKDKE; encoded by the coding sequence CAAACCATCATCGTCACCGGTGGCGGCAGCGGCATCGGTCGCTGCACCGCTCATGAGCTCGCAGCCCTAGGTGCCAATGTGCTGCTGGTCGGGCGCAAGCCGGAAAAGCTGCAAAAAGTCGCAGCGGAAATCGCCGAGGATGGTGGCTGTGCGCACTGGAAAGCGTGCGATATTCGCGATGAAGAAGCCGTCAAACTGCTGATCACCGAGTTGATCGCAGAACACGGGCCGATCCACGGACTGGTCAACAACGCCGGTGGCCAATACCCGTCGCCGCTGGCTTCTATCAATCAGAAAGGTTTCGAAACCGTGCTGCGCACCAATCTGGTCGGCGGGTTTCTGATGGCGCGGGAAGTGTTCAACCAGTCGATGAGCAAGCACGGCGGCAACATCGTCAACATGCTTGCCGACATGTGGGGCGGCATGCCCGGTATGGGCCATTCCGGCGCTGCACGGTCGGGCATGGACAACTTCACCAAGACTGCCGCGTTCGAGTGGGGTTATGCCGGGGTGCGGGTCAACGCGGTTGCGCCGGGCTGGATTGCGTCCAGCGGCATGGACACCTACGAAGGCGCGTTCAAAGCGGTGATCCCGACCCTGCGCGAACATGTGCCGCTCAAACGCATCGGCACCGAGTCGGAAGTCAGCGCGGCGATTGTGTTTCTGCTCAGTCCGGCGGCAGCGTTCATCAGTGGCAGCACGTTGAAAATCGACGGTGCGGCCAGTCTGGGCAGTCGTGCGTGGCCGTTGCACAAGGCGACTCACAGCGAGTCGTTCAATGGTTTCCACCGCGCGTACCTTCCGGACGTACTCAAGGACAAGGAGTAA
- the atuC gene encoding geranyl-CoA carboxylase subunit beta, whose product MAQIQSQLDPHSEAFARNRAAMLTAIEQVQQLEQNLLNKAAEAKAKFDKRGQLLPRERLNLLLDPGAPFLELASLAGYKLHDDKDGSAAGGGLIAGIGYVSGIRAMVVANNSAIKGGTISPSGLKKSLRLQRIAEENKLPVITLAESGGANLNYAAEIFVEGARSFANQARMSAMGLPQITVVHGSATAGGAYQPGLSDYVVVVRGKAKLFLAGPPLLKAATGEVATDEELGGAEMHAQIAGTAEYLAENDADGVRQVREILRMLPWNEQLPWLPEPQYKEPLYPIDELLGLIPDDPKKPYDVREIVARIADESCFLEFKGEFDQQTICGQLKIQGRACGFIGNNGPITPNGASKAAQFIQLCDQSQTPLLFFHNTTGFMVGTESEQQGVIKHGSKLIQAVANARVPKLTMVVGGSYGAGNYAMCGRGLDPRFIFAWPNSRTAVMGGAQAGKVLRIVTEAKQLKDGLVPDPKMLDMLEQVTAQKLDSQSTALYGSANLWDDGLIDPRDTRTLLGYLLDICHEADIRALQPNSFGVSRF is encoded by the coding sequence ATGGCGCAGATCCAGTCCCAGCTCGATCCGCACAGCGAAGCATTCGCCCGCAACCGCGCGGCGATGCTTACGGCCATCGAGCAAGTGCAACAACTCGAACAGAACTTGCTGAACAAGGCCGCCGAAGCCAAGGCGAAATTCGACAAGCGCGGGCAATTGCTGCCGCGCGAACGCCTGAACCTGCTGCTCGACCCCGGCGCGCCGTTCCTCGAACTGGCCAGCCTCGCCGGTTACAAACTGCACGATGACAAGGACGGCAGCGCGGCCGGTGGCGGCCTGATTGCCGGCATCGGTTACGTGTCGGGCATTCGCGCGATGGTGGTGGCGAACAACAGCGCGATCAAGGGCGGGACGATCTCGCCCAGCGGCCTGAAAAAATCCCTGCGCCTGCAACGGATCGCCGAGGAAAACAAACTGCCGGTGATCACCCTCGCCGAAAGCGGCGGCGCCAATCTCAATTATGCGGCGGAAATTTTCGTCGAAGGCGCGCGCAGCTTTGCCAATCAGGCGCGGATGTCGGCGATGGGCTTGCCGCAGATCACTGTGGTGCACGGTTCGGCCACGGCCGGCGGCGCTTATCAACCGGGGCTGTCGGATTACGTGGTGGTGGTGCGCGGCAAAGCCAAGCTGTTTCTCGCCGGCCCTCCGCTGCTCAAAGCAGCGACCGGTGAAGTGGCCACCGATGAAGAACTGGGCGGCGCCGAGATGCACGCGCAAATCGCTGGGACTGCCGAATACCTCGCCGAGAACGATGCCGATGGCGTGCGCCAGGTTCGCGAAATCCTGCGTATGTTGCCGTGGAACGAGCAACTGCCGTGGCTGCCGGAGCCGCAGTACAAAGAACCGCTCTATCCCATCGACGAACTGCTCGGGCTGATCCCGGACGATCCGAAAAAGCCCTACGACGTCCGGGAAATCGTCGCGCGGATTGCCGACGAATCCTGCTTCCTCGAATTCAAGGGCGAGTTCGATCAGCAAACCATTTGCGGTCAGTTGAAAATCCAGGGCCGCGCCTGCGGCTTCATCGGTAACAACGGCCCGATCACGCCCAACGGTGCGAGCAAGGCTGCGCAGTTCATCCAGCTGTGCGATCAGAGCCAGACACCGCTGCTGTTTTTCCACAACACCACCGGGTTTATGGTCGGCACTGAATCCGAGCAGCAAGGTGTGATCAAACACGGCTCGAAACTGATTCAAGCCGTCGCCAATGCCCGGGTGCCTAAACTGACGATGGTCGTCGGCGGTTCCTACGGTGCGGGTAACTATGCGATGTGCGGACGCGGTCTCGATCCACGGTTCATCTTCGCCTGGCCCAACAGCCGCACGGCGGTGATGGGTGGCGCCCAGGCTGGCAAGGTGCTGCGCATTGTCACCGAAGCCAAACAGCTCAAGGACGGCCTGGTGCCGGATCCGAAAATGCTCGACATGCTTGAACAGGTCACCGCGCAAAAACTCGACAGCCAATCCACCGCGCTCTACGGCAGCGCCAATCTGTGGGACGACGGGCTGATTGATCCGCGCGACACCCGCACCCTGCTTGGCTACCTGCTGGATATCTGTCACGAAGCCGACATTCGCGCACTGCAACCCAACAGCTTCGGCGTCAGCCGGTTCTGA
- a CDS encoding acetyl/propionyl/methylcrotonyl-CoA carboxylase subunit alpha produces the protein MPAIHKILIANRGEIACRIQRTAQALGYRTVAVYSDADADALHVQMADQAVHVGTAPVQQSYLNIPAILDAARRSGADAIHPGYGFLSENAEFARACEQAGLIFIGPSADAIELMGSKRLSKLAMLDAGVACIAGYQGAEQDDATLLREAERIGYPLMIKASAGGGGRGMRLVHNADELPAQLRTARSEALNGFGSDELILEQALIEPRHVEVQLFGDHHGNLIYLGERDCSIQRRHQKVIEEAPCPVMTAELRQAMGEAALKAGRAVNYVGAGTVEFLLDARRQFYFLEMNTRLQVEHPVTELITGLDLVAWQLSVAEGQPLPLTQEQVLLHGHAMEVRLYAEDPTQDFLPQTGRIEAWEPALEHGARIDHGLFEGQSVSPFYDPMLGKLIAHGATREEARRKLLRAVQDCVLLGVQSNQRLLDNLLQHPQFISGEFSTGFIPRHFSDHPSLSPYAPSAEELAIAAVLFYQASAQQHRAPLSHWRNNANVPLHYRLGVDEQNWTVQLLKLAGEVIQVQTAERSLELKLINHSEKSVTLEIDGLRQRHAYRLDVGQLWLFTHPGSLRLEDRTHAVIGSQTSVSSGTLKAPMDGAIVDVLVSEGSPVSKGQLLVVLEAMKMEHPLKAGIDGVLKRVQVKVGDQVKNRQVLLQVE, from the coding sequence ATGCCCGCCATCCACAAAATCCTGATCGCCAACCGCGGTGAAATCGCCTGCCGTATCCAGCGCACCGCGCAAGCCCTCGGCTACCGCACCGTCGCCGTCTACAGCGATGCCGACGCCGACGCGCTGCACGTGCAAATGGCCGATCAAGCCGTGCATGTCGGCACGGCACCGGTGCAGCAGTCGTATCTGAACATCCCCGCCATCCTCGACGCGGCTCGCCGCAGCGGTGCCGATGCAATCCACCCCGGCTACGGATTTCTCTCGGAAAACGCCGAATTCGCACGCGCCTGCGAACAGGCCGGGCTGATCTTCATCGGGCCAAGCGCCGACGCCATCGAATTGATGGGCAGCAAGCGCCTGTCGAAACTCGCCATGCTGGATGCCGGCGTAGCGTGCATTGCCGGTTATCAAGGTGCAGAACAGGACGACGCAACGTTGCTGCGCGAAGCCGAACGCATCGGATACCCACTGATGATCAAGGCAAGCGCCGGCGGCGGTGGACGCGGTATGCGTCTGGTGCACAACGCTGATGAGCTGCCTGCGCAACTGCGTACCGCCCGCTCTGAAGCCCTCAATGGATTTGGCAGCGACGAGTTAATCCTCGAACAGGCACTGATCGAACCGCGACATGTGGAAGTGCAACTGTTTGGCGATCACCACGGCAATCTGATCTACCTTGGCGAACGCGACTGCTCTATCCAGCGACGCCATCAAAAAGTCATTGAAGAAGCGCCCTGCCCGGTCATGACCGCCGAGTTGCGCCAGGCCATGGGCGAAGCGGCGCTCAAGGCCGGGCGCGCGGTCAATTACGTCGGCGCCGGCACCGTGGAGTTCCTGCTCGACGCGCGCAGGCAGTTCTACTTTCTGGAGATGAACACCCGCTTGCAAGTGGAACACCCGGTGACTGAATTGATCACGGGGCTGGATCTGGTCGCCTGGCAATTGTCGGTCGCCGAGGGGCAGCCGCTGCCGTTGACCCAGGAGCAAGTGCTACTCCATGGTCATGCAATGGAAGTGCGGCTGTACGCCGAAGATCCGACGCAGGATTTTCTCCCGCAAACCGGCCGCATCGAAGCATGGGAACCGGCGCTTGAGCACGGCGCACGAATCGATCACGGCTTGTTCGAAGGGCAATCGGTCAGCCCGTTCTATGACCCGATGCTCGGCAAACTGATCGCTCACGGCGCCACTCGTGAAGAGGCGCGGCGCAAACTGCTGCGTGCGGTGCAGGATTGCGTCCTGCTGGGCGTGCAAAGCAACCAGCGATTACTCGACAACCTGCTGCAACATCCGCAGTTCATCAGCGGCGAATTCAGTACCGGATTCATTCCTCGGCACTTCAGCGATCACCCAAGCCTGAGCCCGTACGCACCAAGTGCCGAAGAACTGGCCATCGCCGCCGTCCTGTTTTACCAGGCATCCGCGCAGCAACATCGGGCGCCATTGAGCCACTGGCGCAACAACGCCAATGTACCGCTGCACTATCGGCTTGGCGTAGATGAGCAGAACTGGACCGTGCAACTGCTCAAGCTGGCGGGAGAGGTGATTCAGGTGCAAACCGCGGAACGCTCCCTTGAACTGAAACTGATCAATCACAGCGAAAAATCGGTCACGCTGGAAATCGACGGCCTGCGCCAACGCCATGCCTATCGCCTCGATGTCGGGCAACTCTGGCTGTTCACCCATCCCGGCAGCCTGCGCCTTGAGGATCGAACTCATGCCGTGATCGGCAGTCAGACCAGCGTCAGCTCCGGCACCTTGAAAGCGCCGATGGACGGCGCCATCGTCGACGTCCTCGTCAGTGAAGGCAGTCCGGTCAGCAAAGGTCAGTTGCTGGTGGTGCTGGAGGCAATGAAAATGGAGCACCCGCTAAAGGCCGGCATCGACGGCGTGCTCAAGCGGGTGCAGGTCAAGGTCGGCGATCAGGTAAAAAATCGTCAGGTTCTGTTGCAGGTAGAGTAG
- a CDS encoding exonuclease domain-containing protein, producing MPHWLVIDLEATTDEGGWPVTEMEIIEIGATLVDRTGREQDHFQRFVKPTRRPLLTTFCRELTHITQANIDTAQPLTEVWPAFERWLGQHQTRLEGWASWGDYDRKQLLQEWQRLQLDSALSRVPHMNLKQRFAKARRLERPLGLNGALQLAGMQFSGQQHRALEDARNTARLLPLVLPL from the coding sequence ATGCCCCATTGGCTGGTCATTGATCTGGAAGCCACCACCGACGAGGGTGGCTGGCCGGTTACAGAAATGGAAATTATCGAAATCGGCGCCACGCTGGTCGATCGTACCGGGCGCGAACAGGATCACTTTCAGCGCTTCGTCAAACCCACGCGCCGGCCATTGCTGACGACGTTTTGTCGCGAGTTGACGCACATCACCCAGGCCAATATCGACACGGCGCAGCCTTTGACGGAAGTCTGGCCAGCGTTCGAGCGCTGGCTTGGCCAGCACCAAACGCGCCTCGAAGGCTGGGCCAGTTGGGGTGATTACGACCGCAAACAATTACTGCAGGAATGGCAGCGGCTGCAACTCGACAGCGCCCTGAGCCGGGTGCCGCACATGAACCTCAAGCAGCGCTTCGCCAAAGCCCGGCGCCTGGAACGGCCATTGGGGCTCAACGGCGCGCTGCAACTGGCCGGCATGCAGTTCAGCGGTCAGCAACATCGGGCGCTGGAGGATGCGCGCAATACCGCACGGTTGCTGCCGCTGGTTCTGCCGCTTTAG
- a CDS encoding response regulator transcription factor has protein sequence MTCNLLLVDDHSLIRAGVRALVLDIPGYAVIGEANDGSQLLEMVEQLNPDIVLLDISMKETGGLEALQRLKRVRPQSKVLILSMHTDPALIMQALESGAHGYLLKDTTATELEHALEALRNNERYLSPAIAHTVINQALTRNQKQQPEIADSHNLTARQLEILRLIVRGKSTREIANGLGLSIKTVETHRSQIMKRLQIYDVAGLVLFAVREQIISLDD, from the coding sequence TTGACTTGCAACTTACTTCTGGTGGATGACCACTCGCTGATCAGGGCCGGCGTGCGCGCTCTGGTGCTGGATATTCCCGGTTACGCGGTGATTGGCGAGGCCAACGACGGCTCGCAATTGCTCGAGATGGTCGAGCAACTGAACCCCGATATCGTGCTGCTGGACATATCCATGAAAGAAACCGGCGGCCTGGAAGCCCTGCAGCGGCTCAAGCGGGTACGTCCGCAGAGCAAAGTGCTGATCCTGTCGATGCACACGGACCCCGCGCTGATCATGCAGGCGCTGGAATCAGGCGCCCACGGTTATCTGCTCAAGGACACTACCGCCACCGAACTCGAGCACGCGCTGGAAGCCTTGCGCAACAACGAGCGTTACTTGAGTCCGGCCATCGCCCATACCGTGATCAACCAGGCGCTGACCCGCAATCAGAAACAACAGCCGGAAATCGCCGACTCGCACAATCTGACCGCCCGACAGTTGGAAATCCTGCGCTTGATCGTGCGGGGCAAATCGACCCGGGAAATTGCCAACGGCCTGGGCTTGAGCATCAAGACTGTAGAGACCCACCGCTCGCAAATCATGAAGCGTCTGCAAATATACGATGTGGCAGGCCTGGTGCTGTTCGCCGTGCGCGAACAGATCATCAGTCTGGACGACTGA
- a CDS encoding pyrimidine/purine nucleoside phosphorylase, whose product MFKVNEYFDGTVKSIAFGTAEGPATIGVMAPGEYEFGTAQREIMHVVSGALTVKLPDSSDWETFAAGSQFNVPANSKFQLKVAVDTAYLCEYRG is encoded by the coding sequence ATGTTTAAAGTCAACGAGTACTTCGACGGTACCGTCAAGTCGATCGCCTTTGGCACCGCTGAAGGTCCGGCGACCATCGGCGTCATGGCCCCGGGCGAATACGAATTCGGCACGGCCCAGCGTGAAATCATGCACGTGGTGTCCGGCGCACTGACCGTCAAACTGCCAGACAGCAGCGATTGGGAAACTTTCGCCGCCGGCAGCCAGTTCAACGTACCGGCCAACAGCAAGTTCCAGCTGAAAGTTGCGGTCGACACCGCTTACCTGTGCGAATACCGCGGCTGA